A stretch of the Chlorobiota bacterium genome encodes the following:
- a CDS encoding helix-turn-helix transcriptional regulator, which yields MKAIKRKSDCPINFALEIFGDKWTFLIVRDLMFKGKHFYGEFLLSEEGIATNILSDRLSLLESNGIISKSSDPSHKQKIIYRLTRKGIDLVPLLVEFIMWSAKYDKDSAVDMKFVKSVKRDKVGMISQITSSLVDELGVS from the coding sequence ATGAAAGCGATTAAAAGAAAGTCGGACTGTCCGATAAATTTTGCATTAGAAATATTTGGCGATAAATGGACATTCTTAATTGTTAGAGATTTAATGTTTAAAGGCAAGCACTTTTATGGTGAATTCCTGTTGTCGGAAGAAGGCATTGCAACAAATATTCTTTCTGATAGATTGTCTTTACTTGAAAGTAACGGAATAATTAGCAAGTCAAGCGACCCAAGTCATAAGCAAAAGATAATATATCGTCTTACTCGAAAAGGAATTGATTTAGTTCCTTTATTAGTCGAATTCATTATGTGGTCTGCCAAATATGATAAAGATTCGGCTGTCGATATGAAGTTTGTCAAAAGTGTCAAACGAGATAAGGTCGGTATGATTTCTCAAATTACCAGTAGTCTTGTCGATGAGTTGGGTGTCTCCTAG
- a CDS encoding VOC family protein, whose amino-acid sequence MTNSINWFEIPVSDFARAKKFYETIMDAEMQPMEMGGMKSAFFPFDMQGGGIGGCITKAEGYEPASKGALIYLNGGDDLSTPLSKIEKAGGKIVMPKTAIGANGFMAHFTDTEGNKVALHSRK is encoded by the coding sequence ATGACAAATTCAATTAATTGGTTCGAAATCCCAGTATCAGATTTCGCAAGAGCAAAAAAATTTTACGAGACAATTATGGATGCTGAAATGCAGCCAATGGAAATGGGAGGAATGAAATCAGCTTTCTTTCCTTTTGATATGCAAGGTGGCGGTATAGGCGGTTGTATCACAAAAGCCGAAGGCTATGAACCTGCTTCAAAAGGTGCATTGATTTATCTTAATGGTGGAGATGATTTATCCACACCTCTTTCTAAAATAGAAAAGGCAGGTGGAAAAATTGTAATGCCAAAAACGGCTATTGGTGCAAATGGTTTTATGGCTCATTTTACCGACACTGAAGGCAATAAGGTTGCGTTACACTCAAGAAAATAA
- a CDS encoding SRPBCC family protein, with translation MGKLVNDITINASIDKIWSILTDLELLDKTDPTVKKATLISENKTGLEAKRKVLMQDGKNWFDEKITIFKTNEELAYQLTDCSFPIKALKHTYSFQKIGNQTKVQQVMEYTVKFGILGVLMDKMMIGKQFNSGINKFLTGLKNYAEK, from the coding sequence ATGGGTAAATTAGTAAATGATATAACAATAAACGCTTCCATCGACAAAATTTGGAGCATACTCACAGATTTAGAACTTTTGGACAAAACCGACCCAACCGTTAAAAAAGCAACGTTAATTTCTGAAAACAAAACAGGGCTTGAAGCAAAAAGAAAAGTGCTTATGCAAGACGGCAAAAATTGGTTTGATGAGAAAATAACAATTTTCAAAACTAATGAAGAGTTAGCTTATCAATTAACTGACTGTTCATTTCCAATCAAGGCGTTGAAACACACTTACAGTTTTCAAAAAATTGGCAACCAAACCAAAGTACAACAAGTAATGGAATATACTGTAAAGTTTGGTATTCTTGGAGTGCTTATGGACAAAATGATGATAGGCAAACAGTTCAATTCAGGTATTAATAAA